The following coding sequences lie in one Manis javanica isolate MJ-LG chromosome X, MJ_LKY, whole genome shotgun sequence genomic window:
- the UPF3B gene encoding regulator of nonsense transcripts 3B isoform X1 has product MKEEREHRPKEKRVTLLTPPGATGSGGGASGDSTKGEDKQDRNKEKKEALSKVVIRRLPPTLTKEHLQEHLQPMPEHDYFEFFSNDTSLYPHMYARAYINFKNQEDIILFRDRFDGYVFLDNKGQEYPAIVEFAPFQKAAKKKTKKRDTKVGTIDDDPEYRKFLESYAADNEKMTSTPETLLEEIEAKNRELIAKKTTPLLSFLKNKQRMREEKREERRRREIERKRQREEERRKWKEEEKRKRKDIEKLKKIDRVPERDKLKDEPKIKVHRFLLQAVNQKNLLKKPEKGDEKELDKREKAKKLDKENLNDERASGQSCTVPKRSDGELKDEKLKRPEDESGRDYRERERDYERDQERILRERERLKRQEEERRRQKERYEKEKAFKRKEEEMKKEKDALRDKGKKTESTESVGSAEKIEKKEEVVKRDRIRNKDRPAMQLYQPGARSRNRLCPPDDSTKSGDSAIEKKQVYDLSAQPLQEGNYTSICSC; this is encoded by the exons atgaaggaggagagagagcatAGGCCTAAGGAGAAGCGAGTAACCCTCTTGACTCCCCCGGGGGCCACAGGCAGCGGCGGAGGGGCTTCGGGGGACAGCACCAAAGGGGAAGACAAGCAGGATCGaaacaaggagaagaaagaggcgCTGAGCAAG gTGGTAATTCGGAGATTACCTCCCACTTTGACCAAGGAGCACCTTCAGGAACATCTGCAGCCTATGCCGGAGCATGATTACTTTGAGTTTTTTTCTAATGATActag TCTTTATCCTCATATGTATGCCAGAGCATACATCAACTTTAAAAACCAGGAGGACATTATTTTGTTCAGGGATCGCTTTGACGGTTATGTATTCCTTGACAATAAAG GTCAGGAATATCCTGCTATAGTAGAATTTGCACCTTTTCAAAAAGCTGCAAAAAAGAAGACTAAGAAAAGAGATACCAAAGTTGGGACTATCGATGATG aTCCAGAATATAGAAAATTTTTGGAAAGTTATGCTGCAGATAATGAGAAAATGACATCTACTCCAGAGACACTGCTAgaggaaatagaagcaaaaaacAGAGAATTAATAG CTAAAAAGACAACCCCACTTTTGAGCTTCCTGAAAAACAAGCAG agaatgagagaagaaaaaagagaagaaaggaggaggcgagaaatagaaagaaaaagacaaagagaagaagagaggagaaagtggaaagaagaagagaaacgAAAAAGGAAAGATATAGAAAAGCTAAAGAAGATAGACAGAGTTCCAGAAAGGGACAAATTAAAGGATGAACCAAAGATTAAG GTACACAGGTTTCTGTTACAAGCTGTGAATCAGAAAAAT ctgctcaagaagccagaaaaaggagatgaaaaagaattggacaaaagagaaaaagccaaGAAACTGGACAAAGAGAATCTGAATGATGAAAGAGCCAGTGGGCAAAGTTGTACAGTGCCCAAGCGTTCTGATGGCGAACTTAAAGATGAAAAGCTTAAAAG ACCTGAAGATGAGAGTGGCAGAGACTACAGGGAGAGGGAACGGGATTACGAACGAGATCAAGAGCGCATACTTCGGGAAAGAGAGAGGCTGAAGCGGCAAGAGGAAGAGCGCCGGAGGCAGAAGGAGCGCTATGAGAAAGAGAAGGCtttcaaaaggaaggaagaagaaatgaaaaaagagaaagatgcaCTTCgggataaaggaaagaaaactgaaagcacAGAATCAGTAGGCAGTgcagaaaaaattgaaaagaaagaggAGGTGGTTAAGAGAGATCGCATAAGAAACAAG gaTCGCCCAGCAATGCAGCTTTACCAACCAGGAGCTCGAAGCCGAAATCGACTCTGTCCTCCTGATGACAGCACCAAGTCTGGAGATTCAGCAAtagaaaagaagcagg TCTATGATCTGAGTGCACAGCCTCTCCAGGAAGGAAACTACACCAGTATTTGTTCCTGTTAA
- the UPF3B gene encoding regulator of nonsense transcripts 3B isoform X2, with protein MKEEREHRPKEKRVTLLTPPGATGSGGGASGDSTKGEDKQDRNKEKKEALSKVVIRRLPPTLTKEHLQEHLQPMPEHDYFEFFSNDTSLYPHMYARAYINFKNQEDIILFRDRFDGYVFLDNKGQEYPAIVEFAPFQKAAKKKTKKRDTKVGTIDDDPEYRKFLESYAADNEKMTSTPETLLEEIEAKNRELIAKKTTPLLSFLKNKQRMREEKREERRRREIERKRQREEERRKWKEEEKRKRKDIEKLKKIDRVPERDKLKDEPKIKVHRFLLQAVNQKNLLKKPEKGDEKELDKREKAKKLDKENLNDERASGQSCTVPKRSDGELKDEKLKRPEDESGRDYRERERDYERDQERILRERERLKRQEEERRRQKERYEKEKAFKRKEEEMKKEKDALRDKGKKTESTESVGSAEKIEKKEEVVKRDRIRNKDRPAMQLYQPGARSRNRLCPPDDSTKSGDSAIEKKQESGISHRKEEGEE; from the exons atgaaggaggagagagagcatAGGCCTAAGGAGAAGCGAGTAACCCTCTTGACTCCCCCGGGGGCCACAGGCAGCGGCGGAGGGGCTTCGGGGGACAGCACCAAAGGGGAAGACAAGCAGGATCGaaacaaggagaagaaagaggcgCTGAGCAAG gTGGTAATTCGGAGATTACCTCCCACTTTGACCAAGGAGCACCTTCAGGAACATCTGCAGCCTATGCCGGAGCATGATTACTTTGAGTTTTTTTCTAATGATActag TCTTTATCCTCATATGTATGCCAGAGCATACATCAACTTTAAAAACCAGGAGGACATTATTTTGTTCAGGGATCGCTTTGACGGTTATGTATTCCTTGACAATAAAG GTCAGGAATATCCTGCTATAGTAGAATTTGCACCTTTTCAAAAAGCTGCAAAAAAGAAGACTAAGAAAAGAGATACCAAAGTTGGGACTATCGATGATG aTCCAGAATATAGAAAATTTTTGGAAAGTTATGCTGCAGATAATGAGAAAATGACATCTACTCCAGAGACACTGCTAgaggaaatagaagcaaaaaacAGAGAATTAATAG CTAAAAAGACAACCCCACTTTTGAGCTTCCTGAAAAACAAGCAG agaatgagagaagaaaaaagagaagaaaggaggaggcgagaaatagaaagaaaaagacaaagagaagaagagaggagaaagtggaaagaagaagagaaacgAAAAAGGAAAGATATAGAAAAGCTAAAGAAGATAGACAGAGTTCCAGAAAGGGACAAATTAAAGGATGAACCAAAGATTAAG GTACACAGGTTTCTGTTACAAGCTGTGAATCAGAAAAAT ctgctcaagaagccagaaaaaggagatgaaaaagaattggacaaaagagaaaaagccaaGAAACTGGACAAAGAGAATCTGAATGATGAAAGAGCCAGTGGGCAAAGTTGTACAGTGCCCAAGCGTTCTGATGGCGAACTTAAAGATGAAAAGCTTAAAAG ACCTGAAGATGAGAGTGGCAGAGACTACAGGGAGAGGGAACGGGATTACGAACGAGATCAAGAGCGCATACTTCGGGAAAGAGAGAGGCTGAAGCGGCAAGAGGAAGAGCGCCGGAGGCAGAAGGAGCGCTATGAGAAAGAGAAGGCtttcaaaaggaaggaagaagaaatgaaaaaagagaaagatgcaCTTCgggataaaggaaagaaaactgaaagcacAGAATCAGTAGGCAGTgcagaaaaaattgaaaagaaagaggAGGTGGTTAAGAGAGATCGCATAAGAAACAAG gaTCGCCCAGCAATGCAGCTTTACCAACCAGGAGCTCGAAGCCGAAATCGACTCTGTCCTCCTGATGACAGCACCAAGTCTGGAGATTCAGCAAtagaaaagaagcaggaaagtgGTATTAGCCATAGAAAAGAAGAAGGAGAGGAGTGA
- the UPF3B gene encoding regulator of nonsense transcripts 3B isoform X4, with amino-acid sequence MKEEREHRPKEKRVTLLTPPGATGSGGGASGDSTKGEDKQDRNKEKKEALSKVVIRRLPPTLTKEHLQEHLQPMPEHDYFEFFSNDTSLYPHMYARAYINFKNQEDIILFRDRFDGYVFLDNKGQEYPAIVEFAPFQKAAKKKTKKRDTKVGTIDDDPEYRKFLESYAADNEKMTSTPETLLEEIEAKNRELIAKKTTPLLSFLKNKQRMREEKREERRRREIERKRQREEERRKWKEEEKRKRKDIEKLKKIDRVPERDKLKDEPKIKLLKKPEKGDEKELDKREKAKKLDKENLNDERASGQSCTVPKRSDGELKDEKLKRPEDESGRDYRERERDYERDQERILRERERLKRQEEERRRQKERYEKEKAFKRKEEEMKKEKDALRDKGKKTESTESVGSAEKIEKKEEVVKRDRIRNKDRPAMQLYQPGARSRNRLCPPDDSTKSGDSAIEKKQESGISHRKEEGEE; translated from the exons atgaaggaggagagagagcatAGGCCTAAGGAGAAGCGAGTAACCCTCTTGACTCCCCCGGGGGCCACAGGCAGCGGCGGAGGGGCTTCGGGGGACAGCACCAAAGGGGAAGACAAGCAGGATCGaaacaaggagaagaaagaggcgCTGAGCAAG gTGGTAATTCGGAGATTACCTCCCACTTTGACCAAGGAGCACCTTCAGGAACATCTGCAGCCTATGCCGGAGCATGATTACTTTGAGTTTTTTTCTAATGATActag TCTTTATCCTCATATGTATGCCAGAGCATACATCAACTTTAAAAACCAGGAGGACATTATTTTGTTCAGGGATCGCTTTGACGGTTATGTATTCCTTGACAATAAAG GTCAGGAATATCCTGCTATAGTAGAATTTGCACCTTTTCAAAAAGCTGCAAAAAAGAAGACTAAGAAAAGAGATACCAAAGTTGGGACTATCGATGATG aTCCAGAATATAGAAAATTTTTGGAAAGTTATGCTGCAGATAATGAGAAAATGACATCTACTCCAGAGACACTGCTAgaggaaatagaagcaaaaaacAGAGAATTAATAG CTAAAAAGACAACCCCACTTTTGAGCTTCCTGAAAAACAAGCAG agaatgagagaagaaaaaagagaagaaaggaggaggcgagaaatagaaagaaaaagacaaagagaagaagagaggagaaagtggaaagaagaagagaaacgAAAAAGGAAAGATATAGAAAAGCTAAAGAAGATAGACAGAGTTCCAGAAAGGGACAAATTAAAGGATGAACCAAAGATTAAG ctgctcaagaagccagaaaaaggagatgaaaaagaattggacaaaagagaaaaagccaaGAAACTGGACAAAGAGAATCTGAATGATGAAAGAGCCAGTGGGCAAAGTTGTACAGTGCCCAAGCGTTCTGATGGCGAACTTAAAGATGAAAAGCTTAAAAG ACCTGAAGATGAGAGTGGCAGAGACTACAGGGAGAGGGAACGGGATTACGAACGAGATCAAGAGCGCATACTTCGGGAAAGAGAGAGGCTGAAGCGGCAAGAGGAAGAGCGCCGGAGGCAGAAGGAGCGCTATGAGAAAGAGAAGGCtttcaaaaggaaggaagaagaaatgaaaaaagagaaagatgcaCTTCgggataaaggaaagaaaactgaaagcacAGAATCAGTAGGCAGTgcagaaaaaattgaaaagaaagaggAGGTGGTTAAGAGAGATCGCATAAGAAACAAG gaTCGCCCAGCAATGCAGCTTTACCAACCAGGAGCTCGAAGCCGAAATCGACTCTGTCCTCCTGATGACAGCACCAAGTCTGGAGATTCAGCAAtagaaaagaagcaggaaagtgGTATTAGCCATAGAAAAGAAGAAGGAGAGGAGTGA
- the UPF3B gene encoding regulator of nonsense transcripts 3B isoform X3, whose protein sequence is MKEEREHRPKEKRVTLLTPPGATGSGGGASGDSTKGEDKQDRNKEKKEALSKVVIRRLPPTLTKEHLQEHLQPMPEHDYFEFFSNDTSLYPHMYARAYINFKNQEDIILFRDRFDGYVFLDNKGQEYPAIVEFAPFQKAAKKKTKKRDTKVGTIDDDPEYRKFLESYAADNEKMTSTPETLLEEIEAKNRELIAKKTTPLLSFLKNKQRMREEKREERRRREIERKRQREEERRKWKEEEKRKRKDIEKLKKIDRVPERDKLKDEPKIKLLKKPEKGDEKELDKREKAKKLDKENLNDERASGQSCTVPKRSDGELKDEKLKRPEDESGRDYRERERDYERDQERILRERERLKRQEEERRRQKERYEKEKAFKRKEEEMKKEKDALRDKGKKTESTESVGSAEKIEKKEEVVKRDRIRNKDRPAMQLYQPGARSRNRLCPPDDSTKSGDSAIEKKQVYDLSAQPLQEGNYTSICSC, encoded by the exons atgaaggaggagagagagcatAGGCCTAAGGAGAAGCGAGTAACCCTCTTGACTCCCCCGGGGGCCACAGGCAGCGGCGGAGGGGCTTCGGGGGACAGCACCAAAGGGGAAGACAAGCAGGATCGaaacaaggagaagaaagaggcgCTGAGCAAG gTGGTAATTCGGAGATTACCTCCCACTTTGACCAAGGAGCACCTTCAGGAACATCTGCAGCCTATGCCGGAGCATGATTACTTTGAGTTTTTTTCTAATGATActag TCTTTATCCTCATATGTATGCCAGAGCATACATCAACTTTAAAAACCAGGAGGACATTATTTTGTTCAGGGATCGCTTTGACGGTTATGTATTCCTTGACAATAAAG GTCAGGAATATCCTGCTATAGTAGAATTTGCACCTTTTCAAAAAGCTGCAAAAAAGAAGACTAAGAAAAGAGATACCAAAGTTGGGACTATCGATGATG aTCCAGAATATAGAAAATTTTTGGAAAGTTATGCTGCAGATAATGAGAAAATGACATCTACTCCAGAGACACTGCTAgaggaaatagaagcaaaaaacAGAGAATTAATAG CTAAAAAGACAACCCCACTTTTGAGCTTCCTGAAAAACAAGCAG agaatgagagaagaaaaaagagaagaaaggaggaggcgagaaatagaaagaaaaagacaaagagaagaagagaggagaaagtggaaagaagaagagaaacgAAAAAGGAAAGATATAGAAAAGCTAAAGAAGATAGACAGAGTTCCAGAAAGGGACAAATTAAAGGATGAACCAAAGATTAAG ctgctcaagaagccagaaaaaggagatgaaaaagaattggacaaaagagaaaaagccaaGAAACTGGACAAAGAGAATCTGAATGATGAAAGAGCCAGTGGGCAAAGTTGTACAGTGCCCAAGCGTTCTGATGGCGAACTTAAAGATGAAAAGCTTAAAAG ACCTGAAGATGAGAGTGGCAGAGACTACAGGGAGAGGGAACGGGATTACGAACGAGATCAAGAGCGCATACTTCGGGAAAGAGAGAGGCTGAAGCGGCAAGAGGAAGAGCGCCGGAGGCAGAAGGAGCGCTATGAGAAAGAGAAGGCtttcaaaaggaaggaagaagaaatgaaaaaagagaaagatgcaCTTCgggataaaggaaagaaaactgaaagcacAGAATCAGTAGGCAGTgcagaaaaaattgaaaagaaagaggAGGTGGTTAAGAGAGATCGCATAAGAAACAAG gaTCGCCCAGCAATGCAGCTTTACCAACCAGGAGCTCGAAGCCGAAATCGACTCTGTCCTCCTGATGACAGCACCAAGTCTGGAGATTCAGCAAtagaaaagaagcagg TCTATGATCTGAGTGCACAGCCTCTCCAGGAAGGAAACTACACCAGTATTTGTTCCTGTTAA